Proteins encoded within one genomic window of Hahella chejuensis KCTC 2396:
- a CDS encoding phosphate ABC transporter substrate-binding/OmpA family protein, with the protein MKAHVKIVIFLLVGGLLVMAGVKLFLLQSQEDRQLQTTDAKNTKGTIRLARDSWVGYFPLCSPEMTARLRRQGYLLECVDDQADYQDRFKRLSKGEYTFIVATVDSYVQNGAGVNYPGPIISVIDESKGGDAIVARQSKVAGIEDLRSANDVKVAFTPNSPSEHLLRAIRSHFDLTALNQSASWKLPTNGSGEALDALLKGQVDVAVVWEPEVTRALSNEGIVRLLGTEDTQKLIVDVLVANAAVLRKEPEMVAVFLKSYYQTLQHYRRNQDELVKALRDEYDLDAQQSKELLSGVEWKSLTENAEDWFGVGRRNAGREYLVDTIESAVGILLDDKVFSRNPIPNNDPYRLLTSAPIKELYDTLATGEFAGEGSAEIARFRALAASEWERLREFGALKVRPIIFASGTSELTLEGKREVDLLMENLQHYPNFRVEIRGHTGVRGDAEANKQLSLDRAEAVYRYIEVTYEVDPNRFRFVGFGGEKPLPQLPNESLRAYNYRLPRVEIVLVSGEI; encoded by the coding sequence ATGAAAGCGCACGTTAAGATTGTAATCTTCCTGCTGGTGGGTGGGCTGCTGGTGATGGCGGGAGTCAAGTTATTCCTGCTGCAATCCCAGGAAGACCGCCAACTGCAGACCACCGACGCCAAGAACACCAAGGGAACCATTCGCCTGGCCAGGGACAGCTGGGTTGGCTACTTCCCCTTGTGTTCGCCGGAAATGACCGCGCGCCTGCGCCGCCAGGGTTACCTGCTCGAATGCGTGGACGATCAGGCTGACTATCAGGACCGCTTCAAGCGTTTGAGCAAAGGCGAGTACACCTTTATCGTCGCCACGGTGGACAGTTATGTGCAGAACGGAGCGGGGGTGAACTATCCCGGCCCCATCATCTCTGTAATTGACGAAAGCAAGGGCGGCGACGCTATTGTGGCGCGTCAGTCCAAAGTGGCGGGCATTGAGGATTTGCGCAGCGCAAACGACGTTAAAGTGGCGTTTACGCCCAACTCGCCCAGCGAGCATCTGTTAAGAGCGATCCGCAGCCATTTTGACCTGACCGCTTTGAACCAGTCCGCTTCCTGGAAACTGCCCACCAATGGTTCCGGTGAGGCGTTGGATGCGCTACTAAAAGGCCAGGTCGACGTGGCGGTGGTGTGGGAGCCGGAAGTGACCCGGGCCTTGTCTAACGAGGGCATTGTGCGCCTGTTGGGGACCGAGGATACCCAGAAACTGATTGTGGATGTGTTGGTGGCCAACGCCGCTGTGCTACGCAAGGAGCCGGAGATGGTTGCGGTGTTCTTGAAATCCTATTACCAGACGCTGCAGCACTATCGTCGCAATCAGGATGAGCTGGTGAAAGCGCTGCGTGACGAATATGACCTCGACGCCCAGCAATCCAAAGAACTGCTCAGCGGCGTGGAATGGAAGAGCCTCACCGAAAATGCGGAAGACTGGTTTGGCGTCGGACGTCGCAACGCAGGCCGCGAGTATCTGGTGGACACCATTGAGTCCGCGGTGGGGATTCTGCTCGACGACAAAGTGTTCAGTCGCAATCCCATACCTAACAACGACCCTTATCGTCTGCTTACCAGCGCTCCGATCAAAGAGCTTTATGACACGCTGGCCACAGGGGAGTTCGCAGGAGAAGGCTCGGCGGAGATAGCGCGTTTTCGCGCGCTTGCGGCGTCAGAGTGGGAGCGTTTACGGGAGTTCGGCGCGCTGAAAGTACGCCCGATTATCTTCGCCAGCGGAACTTCGGAACTGACGCTGGAAGGGAAGCGTGAAGTGGACCTGTTGATGGAAAACCTGCAGCACTACCCGAACTTTCGTGTGGAGATTCGCGGACATACCGGCGTCAGAGGCGACGCGGAGGCGAACAAACAACTCTCCCTGGATCGCGCCGAAGCCGTCTATCGCTATATTGAAGTGACTTATGAAGTCGATCCGAACCGGTTCCGCTTTGTCGGCTTTGGCGGGGAAAAGCCGCTGCCGCAACTGCCGAACGAGTCACTGCGCGCCTACAACTACCGCCTGCCGCGGGTGGAAATCGTCTTGGTGAGCGGGGAAATCTAG
- a CDS encoding ABC transporter ATP-binding protein — protein sequence MQPLLQIEDVYKQYGDKQVLDNIDLSVRKGEFCTVVGPSGCGKSTLLRLILGQEQPTSGKVEIAGAPALLPDLSRGIVYQRYSLFPNRTVLDNVMLGKTLTQGQWWNPWYRNKAHEEEAMAMLAQVRLADAARKYPHELSGGMQQRVAIAQALIMKPPILLMDEPFGALDPDTRADLQVHLLELWEKEQLTVFFVTHDMHEACLLGTRLLVLSQYYSDDRGDRHFAGRGGKIVADHPLPKVATSREVMHTDAFKELIEQVKQEGFDPEYLQHVKDFNLKHPDSFQTLLDAEYRR from the coding sequence ATGCAGCCATTGCTTCAAATAGAAGACGTATACAAGCAGTACGGTGATAAACAAGTGCTCGACAATATTGATTTGTCAGTGCGCAAAGGCGAGTTCTGTACAGTAGTCGGGCCCAGCGGGTGCGGTAAGTCCACATTATTGAGACTCATCCTGGGGCAGGAGCAGCCGACTTCCGGCAAAGTGGAGATAGCCGGCGCGCCAGCGCTGTTGCCGGACCTCAGTCGCGGCATTGTGTATCAACGTTATTCCCTGTTTCCCAATCGCACTGTGTTGGACAACGTCATGCTGGGCAAAACGTTGACGCAAGGTCAGTGGTGGAATCCCTGGTATCGCAATAAAGCCCACGAAGAAGAAGCCATGGCGATGCTGGCGCAGGTGCGTCTGGCGGACGCGGCGCGCAAGTATCCCCATGAGCTGTCCGGCGGCATGCAACAGCGGGTCGCCATCGCTCAGGCGTTGATCATGAAGCCGCCCATTCTGCTGATGGACGAGCCGTTCGGCGCTCTGGACCCGGACACCCGCGCGGACCTGCAGGTGCATTTGCTGGAGTTGTGGGAAAAGGAGCAGCTAACCGTGTTCTTCGTGACTCACGACATGCATGAGGCCTGCTTGCTGGGTACGCGACTGCTGGTGTTGTCCCAGTACTACTCCGATGATCGCGGCGATCGTCACTTCGCTGGTCGGGGCGGCAAAATTGTCGCGGACCACCCGCTGCCGAAGGTGGCCACCAGCCGTGAAGTCATGCACACGGACGCCTTCAAAGAATTAATAGAACAAGTGAAGCAGGAAGGGTTTGATCCTGAATACCTGCAACACGTCAAAGATTTCAACCTCAAACATCCGGACTCATTCCAAACCTTGCTGGATGCGGAATATCGACGGTAA
- a CDS encoding ABC transporter substrate-binding protein: MVKRSLISVLALLAAAFSVFSHAKPAYIDYKPISEVVKLNVGEVNTRSLSAPVITWGGDIATLLANGNQTQTAKGSIFDKKGLQLKLYREDAFVNQVKSYVAGETPFLRGTVGMISAAAELLNKDPRTQPVVIYQLTWSSGGDALVVKSNIRNAKDLKGKTIAIQAYGPHVDYAARILKDAGLSFKDVTVRWLPDLTGTNNAPMAAFYEQDVDAAFVIIPDALALTSGGNVGSGSEDSVKGARILLSTRTADKVIADVYAVRKDYFDAHRNEVEAFVAGLLEGEEALDKLFENKTKDAKPYREMLAAAGKLLLDSEEATADVEGLYADATFVGLQGNKQFFTDSNFPRRFDALSSEVQTGLQQAGILSKSAALAKAAFDYGFLGAAVNVKAEAAKPRFDEEKVAQLVNQRQQQQSLAEGELFSFEVFFQPNQKSFSIDLYQDSFDKVVELASTYGGAIITVEGNSDPMEYLRAKKKGEQAVVLGRIKQSARNLSLARAQEVRDNIIQYAAGKNISLDPSQFAVVGNGIANPKTGICGAEPCAPKNQQEWRSNMRVEFRIIQVEAESDVFMPL; the protein is encoded by the coding sequence ATGGTTAAACGCTCTCTCATTTCGGTACTGGCGCTGCTGGCCGCCGCCTTCAGCGTGTTTTCCCACGCCAAGCCCGCCTACATTGACTACAAGCCGATCAGCGAAGTGGTCAAACTCAATGTAGGCGAGGTGAACACCCGCAGCCTCAGCGCGCCGGTCATTACCTGGGGCGGCGATATCGCTACGCTGCTGGCCAACGGCAATCAGACGCAAACCGCGAAAGGCTCCATTTTCGATAAGAAAGGCCTGCAACTGAAACTGTATCGGGAAGACGCCTTCGTCAATCAGGTCAAAAGCTATGTGGCCGGAGAAACGCCATTTCTGCGCGGCACCGTCGGCATGATCAGCGCCGCAGCGGAGTTGCTGAACAAAGACCCGCGCACGCAGCCAGTGGTGATTTATCAACTGACCTGGTCTTCCGGCGGCGATGCGCTGGTGGTGAAATCCAATATTCGCAACGCCAAGGATTTGAAAGGCAAAACCATCGCAATTCAGGCGTATGGCCCGCATGTGGATTACGCCGCCCGGATTCTGAAAGACGCGGGCCTGAGCTTCAAAGACGTCACCGTTCGCTGGTTGCCGGATCTCACCGGAACCAACAATGCGCCTATGGCGGCGTTTTATGAGCAGGACGTAGATGCGGCGTTTGTGATTATTCCCGACGCATTGGCGCTGACGTCTGGCGGCAATGTGGGCTCCGGCTCTGAAGACTCGGTAAAAGGCGCGCGCATTCTGCTGTCCACCCGCACGGCGGACAAAGTGATCGCTGACGTTTACGCAGTGAGAAAGGATTACTTCGACGCGCACCGCAATGAAGTGGAAGCCTTTGTCGCCGGCCTGCTGGAAGGCGAAGAGGCGCTGGACAAATTGTTCGAGAACAAAACCAAGGACGCCAAACCTTACCGGGAAATGCTGGCGGCGGCTGGCAAACTGTTGCTGGACAGCGAAGAAGCCACCGCTGACGTGGAAGGGCTGTATGCAGACGCGACTTTCGTTGGCCTGCAAGGCAACAAGCAATTCTTTACCGATAGCAACTTCCCCCGTCGTTTTGACGCCCTGAGCAGTGAAGTGCAAACGGGTTTGCAGCAGGCTGGTATTCTGAGTAAGTCGGCGGCGCTGGCGAAAGCGGCGTTCGACTATGGCTTTCTGGGCGCTGCGGTCAATGTGAAAGCGGAAGCGGCCAAACCTCGTTTCGATGAAGAGAAGGTGGCGCAACTGGTGAATCAGCGTCAGCAGCAACAGAGTCTGGCTGAAGGTGAGCTGTTCTCTTTCGAGGTTTTCTTCCAGCCTAATCAGAAGTCTTTCTCTATCGACCTGTATCAGGACTCTTTTGATAAAGTGGTCGAGCTGGCCAGCACTTACGGCGGCGCCATCATCACCGTAGAAGGCAACTCCGACCCGATGGAATACCTGCGCGCCAAGAAAAAAGGCGAGCAGGCGGTTGTGCTGGGACGCATCAAACAGTCCGCCCGCAACCTGAGCCTGGCCCGCGCGCAGGAAGTACGCGACAACATCATTCAATATGCGGCGGGCAAGAACATCAGTCTGGACCCATCCCAGTTCGCGGTGGTGGGCAACGGCATCGCCAACCCGAAAACCGGTATTTGCGGCGCGGAGCCCTGTGCGCCCAAAAACCAGCAGGAATGGCGTTCGAATATGCGGGTGGAGTTCCGCATCATTCAGGTTGAAGCTGAATCTGACGTATTCATGCCGTTATAA
- a CDS encoding vWA domain-containing protein codes for MLKKFSAYIALAALAGCDGSTSPASSSAPAATSEAKPALAAKPTTLYAMRPADNRWPATQGQSELSGHLLAKNYYIVFDGSGSMDNTDCGDGKRKLDVAKTAVKKFVEQLPADANVGVYAFDGQGVGERTHLATQNRPLVKQMIDQLVAGGGTPLSAGLEDGKAALTAQAGKQLGYGEYHLVIITDGLASLGYETDGAVQTILQDTPINIHTIGFCIGDDHSLHQPGLTFYRSASDPDSLMAGLNEVLAEAPDFTLLEFQQ; via the coding sequence ATGTTGAAGAAATTCTCAGCCTATATCGCCCTGGCGGCGCTGGCGGGGTGCGACGGTTCTACCTCGCCGGCCTCGTCCTCCGCCCCGGCGGCGACCTCGGAGGCGAAGCCGGCGCTGGCGGCCAAACCCACGACGCTTTACGCCATGCGCCCGGCGGATAACCGCTGGCCCGCGACCCAGGGACAAAGCGAGTTGAGCGGCCATCTGCTGGCCAAGAACTATTACATTGTCTTCGACGGCTCCGGCAGCATGGACAACACTGACTGCGGCGACGGAAAACGTAAATTGGACGTGGCTAAAACCGCGGTGAAAAAGTTCGTCGAGCAGTTGCCGGCGGACGCTAATGTGGGCGTATACGCCTTCGACGGCCAGGGTGTTGGCGAGCGTACACACCTCGCCACACAGAATCGACCGCTAGTGAAACAGATGATCGACCAGCTGGTTGCTGGCGGCGGCACGCCCCTCTCCGCCGGCCTTGAAGACGGCAAAGCCGCGTTGACTGCGCAGGCGGGCAAGCAGTTGGGATATGGCGAGTATCATCTGGTGATCATCACTGACGGACTGGCCAGCCTGGGTTATGAAACCGACGGGGCGGTGCAGACCATTCTGCAGGATACGCCGATTAACATTCATACTATTGGTTTCTGTATCGGCGACGATCATTCCTTGCATCAACCCGGCTTGACCTTTTACCGCTCTGCGAGCGATCCGGATAGTTTGATGGCGGGGCTGAACGAAGTACTGGCCGAAGCGCCGGACTTCACGCTCCTGGAATTTCAACAATAG